The stretch of DNA GGGGGAAAGACTGGAGGGTGGGAGGCTGCAGAGGAAGCTACCGTGAGATCTACCATTGTAGGTCATTGAGACACGGGGCTCGGATGAGAAAACTTGTGCTTAGagtgagaggggaagggaagagggtcTGCGACAGAGCCCCAAGGGGCACCGATATGGGAGGCTCAGTTGGTCAAACCCAATGAAGGGGACGAAATGTCGAGAAGTAGAAGGGAACGGCGGGCCTTGCTTTTCtggttaaatttttgtttttcttcacacTTTTGGACAAGATTCtacttacacacacacgcacgtttttttcttcccttccttccctccctcccacctttcctatcttctttccttatttccttccttccttccttctctctctccttccttcctttctttttttctgtctccttccttccttcccttcaggctggagtgcactggcgcgatctcggctcactgcaagctccacctgccaggttcatgccattctcctgcctcagcctcccatagctggctattttttttttttttttttgtatttagtagagtcagggtttcaccgtgttagccaggatggtctcggtctcctgaccttgtgatccgcctgcctcagcctcccaaagtgctgggattacaggcgtgagccaccgcgcctggcctctttctttctttctcttgctttctctctttctttctctttctttctctctctctccttcctccctccgggattacaggcatgagccactgcgcccggcctctttctttctttttctttctctatctttctttctctctctctccttcctcccgccctccctcctttctctctctcttttccttccttccctccctccctctctctctctctctgtctttctttctttttctttctttctctttcttttctttctttcctttttctttcttgaaaggggtctcactctgtcacccagactggagtacagtggcgtgatcacagctcactgcagccttgacctcccaggctcaagccatcctcccacctcagcttccctagtaactgggatccGGGAAGGCACGTGCACCccagccctgctaatttttaaactttttcgtagacatgaggtcttgccatgttgcccaggctggtctcaaactcctaggctcaagctatcctcccacctcagcctcccaaaatgctgggataacaggcatgaaccactgctcctggcctgtatATTGTACCTCCAAGCCAACTGCCAGTGATACACACACCATTATTTTAtgtacaacaacaaaaacaaaccctaCAAGACCAGCTAAACTGTGACGCAgtgctttcttttgtgttttccttttttttttccgggtttacgccattctcctgcctcagcctcccgagtagctgggactacaggcgccgccacctcgcccggctagttttttgtattttttagtagagacggggtttcaccgtgttagccaggatggtctcgatctcctgacctcgtgatccgcccgtctcggcctcccaaagtgctgggattacaggcttgagccaccgcgcccgggctcttttgtgtttttcattgtttgattttattatgGTATTGGCAAGGCcaacattttcatgtatttacacatatatatattatttcacatatttattgttttataaatgttacatttatgttccgttttccttttcttttctttttttttgggggggggacagggtttcactcttgtggcccaggctggaatgcaatggtacaatctcggctcactgcaaccaatgcctccaggattcaagcgattctcctgcctcaggctcccgagtagctgggattacaggcgtgcgccaccacgcctggctgatttttgtatttttagtagagatggggtttcatcatgttggccaggctggtcttgaactcctgacctcaggtatccacccgctttagcctcccaaagtgctgggattacaggcaggcgccaccgcgcccagctgtacCTTGTTCTTTCCAACAGCTATGTAATATTGCACTGTCGGAGTGTAACAGGGTTTAGCTAACTGATCCTCCATGGATGGATTTCTAGGCGATTGCTATTTACTGACTACGATGGCTGGCTTCTTTGGCTGTATCCTCCTTGCCTGACACAGGAACATCTGGGGCCTTCCCTGTCCTACTGTCCCTCCCGCAGCAAGGCCCTGGCCCCTCACGGTGtgtctccccaccccactcccaggtCAGTGACTGGTGGGAGGAATTTGTGTACCTGCGCTCCCGAAATCCGCTGATGGTGAACAGCAACTATTACATGATGGTGAGAAGGGGAGGGGTGAGGTTCATAGGCCCCAGGTCTAGGGTGGGGGTACCTGGGTGGAATGTGACATTCATGCTCAGTGACCTGGATCTGGACGCACCATCTGGGATTCATCGTTCTGCCCTGTTTTGAGGTCAGGACCTGTATTTGGGTCGGTGGCTCCATCAGGGGCAAACCTGACCCGGGTGTTTTGCCGTCCCCTCTCCTGGTCCCCAGGACTTCCTGTATGTCACACCCACGCCTCTGCAGGCAGCTCGCGCTGGGAATGCCGTCCACGCCCTCCTCCTGTACCGCCACCGCCTGAACCGCCAAGAGATAACCCCGGTAAGAGGGCCCCAGTGGGCTGGGGATGGAGGTGTGGTCCTGTGGCCTTTGGGCCACATGGGTCCTGGAAGGCAGCTCACAGCCCACGGCTTCCTGCAGACTTTGCTAATGGGAATGCGTCCCTTATGCTCTGCCCAGTATGAGAAGATCTTCAACACCACGCGGATTCCAGGGGTCCAAAAAGGTGAGACCCTCTCCTGTCCCCACTGATGGAGGCAGAACAATTTAGTGGCTAAGAGCATGTTTTCTGGAGTCCGCCTGCCTGAGCTGGGACCCATTGCatctttgctgtgtgaccttctgCACGTTattaccctctctgagcctcagcttccactAAAGTGGGATAATAATTGTACCTaggagctgggcgcggtgacttatgcctgtaatctcagttctTTGTGGGGCCGAGGTGGACGATtgcttaggccaggagttcaagaccagcctagggcaacgtagtgagatctGGTCtatatgaaaaattcaaaaattagccaggcatggtgctatgcgcctgtggtcccagctactcaggagcctgaagtgggaggattgcctgagtccaggaggttgaggctgtagtgagctgagatctcaccactgcactccagcctgggcgacagcgagatcctgtctccaaaacacaGAAGTCCTAGGGTGCTGATGATTACTAGGGTGCTTTGAACAACTGATGACACCTAAGCAGTATATAATAAGTGGTCGCTATTTTTATGTGTCTGGCCTGTCCCCACGCTTCTGCCAACGCCACCCCCAGACTACATCCGCCACCTCCATGACAGCCAGCATGTGGCTGTCTTCCACCGGGGCCGATTCTTCCGCGTGGGGACCCACTCCCGAAACAGCCTGCTTTCCCCGAGGGCCCTGGAGCAGCAGTTTCAGCGAATCCTGGATGATCCCTCACCGGCCTGCCCCCACGAGGAACATCTGGCTGCTCTGACCGCTGCTCCCAGGTAATGGTCGGGGGTCAGGGGTCAGGGGCTCTCAGAGGCCGCCAGTGTCCTGAGGCCGTGGAAGGgcagggtgggaccaggtggcgGCTGGGCAGGATGGACTCAGGCATATCCCGGGCCCTCCAGGGGCACATGGGCCCAGGTGCGAACGTCCCTGAAGacccaggcagcagaggcccTGGAGGCAGTGGAAGGGGCCGCTTTCTTTGTGTCACTGGATGCTGAGCCTGCGGGGCTCACCAGGGAGGACCCAGCAGCGTCGTTGGATGCCTATGCCCATGCCCTGCTGGCTGGTCGGGGCCATGACCGGTGAGTCAGTCTTGGGATGGGGCCCCCAGACGTGGCACCCCAGAATCCAGACCTAGGACCCCCAACAGTAGACAGCTAGACCCTGGAGCCCACACCTGCAGAGTCTGTAGACCAGCGGCTGCCTAGAGCTGAGGACCCCAGACCCAATGCTTTGGGACCTGGAGACCTGGGACCAAGACCTATAACCTAGTCCCAGTGACCCCAAATCCGAGACTCCAAACCCCTGAGCTGGACCCTCAGACCCAGAGACCCCAGATCTGAGGACCACCAAACCCAGGACCCCTAGGCCCTGACCCCAGACTTGGCAACCTCAGCCTCAGAACTTGAACCATTCAATCCTCAGGCCTTAATGCAGGCACCCCAAACCCATGGCCCCAGACCCAGACTTCCAGACCTAGAGATTCTCGGGCCTGGCAGGCATCACTGAATTCCTAGGCCCCAGGGGGGTCCCGCTGACTTCCCAGCACCCCCAAAAGCCTTGAACCTTCCTCAGTGAGTTCTCTAAAAATCTCCAAACTctagactgggcgtggtggctcatgtctgtaatcccagcactttgggaggacgagaggggcagatcacttgaggtcaggggttcaagaccagcctggccagtacggtgaaacctcatctctactaaaaatgcaaaaattagctgggcatggtggtgcgtgcttgtgatcccagctatttgggaggctgaggtgggaaaatcgcttgaaccctcagctacttgggaggtagaggttgcagtgagccgagatcgcgccactgcactccagctggggcgacaagagtgaaactccatcaaacaaacaaacaaaatcccgaAACTCTAAATCGCAGACATATCTTAGATACCTCCAGGGCCACTACTGAGGACCCCCAGTGGTCCTAGAAATCCCCACACCAGCACCCCAATGGATTCCCACATCTTCCCATCTAGAAAACCCCCTCAAGCCCCACAGAAAGCACTCCGAGGTCCCTCTGCCCCTCGCTCTTGGTGACCCCTCTGAACTCTCCCCGACAGCTGGTTTGACAAATCCTTCACCCTAATCGTCTTCTCTAACGGGAAGCTGGGCCTCAGCGTGGAGCACTCCTGGGCCGACTGCCCCATCTCAGGACACATGTGGGAGGTAGGGCGGCCAGCCCTCCCTTGTTCTGGGGACCCCCGCCCCATCTCCAAAGACCATCCTCTCCAGGGCCTTAGGGTCAGAAGAATAACTGaggcttggccaggcacggtggctcacgcctgtaatcccagcaatttgggaggccgaggcagacagatcatgaggtcaggagttcgagaccagcctggccaacatagtgaaaccccgtcactactggtagccaggcatggtggtgtgtgcctgtagtcccagctactcgggatgctgaggcatgagaatcgcatgaacctgggaggtggaagttgcagtgagctgagattgtgccactgcactccagcctgagcaacaaagcaagactacatctcaaaaaaaaaaaaaaaaaaagaaaagaaaagaaagaaaaactgaggctcagggagaggcagaggctggcccAATGTCACCCAGCAAAGAAAGGGTCTGGGGTGAGGACCTTCCTTTGATGAATTGGTAACTGGGGCTCAAAGAAGGAAGTGATTTTCCCACAGTCCCACAGCGAGGAGTTACAGAGCAAGAAGATGACTCTGGGCTGATTGatgattacaggctcatgcctgtaatcccagcactttgggaggtcaaggcagaaggatcacttaagcctaggagtttgagaccagcctgggcaacataatgagaccctgtctacaaaaaacattaaaaaaaaaaaaaaaaaaactagccaggcatggtggtacatgcctgtggtcccagctactccagaggatagcttgagcccaggagtttgaggctgtggtgagttataatttcaccactgcacaccagcccagatgacagagcaagaccctgtcaaaaagaaaagaaaagaaatacagggaCAGTAAATGCTGGTTGAGTATTGGTATTAGTCCTGTTCTTGAGGAACATGAACCTGAGACCCCATCTGTGAACATCAGAGGTTTCTGTTTCTCAGAGACTTCCCCCTACCCCAAAAAGAGCCATATGAAAAGAGGTCCTGGTTAGATGGCCTCAGTCCACAGGGAGGAAGGGACTCTGACAGCCTCTGTTTATCCACAGTTCACTCTGGCTACAGAATGCTTTCAGCTGGGCTACTCAACAGACGGCCACTGCAAGGGGCACCCGGACCCCACACTACCCCAGCCCCAGCGGCTGCAATGGGACCTTCCAGACCAGGTGAGGCTGGGTTTCTGGGCCTCTCCTCCAAGTCTCAGGATTCCTAGCCTTGACTCCAAACTCATCCCCACCCCCAATCTCAACCTGAAAATCAACCCCATTTCGACCCCCAACCGGAAACTCACACTTCCCCCATCTCCAAATCAGGCCAAATGCATCTACAACCTCAAACCCCAACACGAACCTCATCCCCAGCCCCAACTCCAACCCTCCTCCCATTGCCAATCCCATCTTCAACCCCAGCCCCATCTCTACTCGCTTCAGACTCAAAACTCACCACTGTCCAACCCCAGCACCAACCCCTACTCCATGCCCAATCCCatcccaacaccaccaccacacctgaattCACTCCCGTGTTCATCCTAACTCCACCCCATACCCAACCCCAACCCCATCCTGTACTCAGTCACGACCCCACCTCCAATCACAACCCATACCCAACTCCAATTCACTTTCCATATCCAACCCCTTCCCCGTTCCATTCCCAAACCACTCTCAGTCCCTCCTCCATTCCCAACCCCAGCTTCAACTGTGGCCCAACCCCAATCCTGTTCCAGTCTGCACTGCCATGCCTATccctatcttttttgtttttttttgagacggagtccggctctgtcacccaggctggagtgcaatggcgcgatctcggctcactgcaagctccacctcctgggttcaagtgattctcttgcctcagcctcccaaggagctgggattacaggtgcctgccaccacgcccggctaattttttgtatttttaatagacatgaggtttcgccatgttggtcaggctggtctcaaactcctgacctcaggtgatccacctgcctcatcctcccaaagtgctgggattacaggcgtgcgccaccatgcccagccccatccCCATCTTTAGTCTCATCCTTCAATTATCTTCTGTTCTTTGTCCCCATTTCCGTATTCTGCCGCAACCCTAACTCCACGTCCACCTTCGCTTCCAGCCTCATTCCTGGCTTTCACCCTACCCCTatctgtaaccccaactactcctcttccctcctcctctggcAGATCCACTCCTCCATCTCTCTAGCCCTGAGGGGAGCCAAGATCTTGTCTGAAAATGTCGACTGCCATGTCTTTCCATTCTCCCTATTTGGCAAGAGCTTCATCCGACGCTGCCACCTCTCTTCAGACAGCTTCATCCAGATCGCCTTGCAACTGGCCCACTTCCGGGTCAGCTGGGTTCCCCACCACAGCCCCCTCAGGGTCTCAGTCCACCTGAGCCCCCAAGACCTGCCCCTCCACAGTTCCCTGTGGTCGTAGCCATTGTGGGTCGGCCATCTTGAATTCTCTCTCCCAACCATTCTTGGGCTGGCTGGAGGAGGCTGGAGGTCTGGACAGAGATGGGTCAAGTCTGTAAGATTTCCTGAGCCCTGCTGACAgactcctcttttcctccttgtCCCCCAGGACAGGGGTCAATTCTGCCTGACTTATGAGTCGGCCATGACTCGCTTATTCCTGGAAGGCCGGACGGAGACGGTGCGGTCTTGCACGAGGGAGGCCTGCAACTTTGTGAGGGCCATGGAGGACACAGAGAAGACGGTGGGTGCAGGCCTCGCTTGAGGCTTCAGTCATTTCCGGGTACTCACTCGTCCACTTGCAAACATCGATGGGACCTACTGAAGCCAGCCTCCATGAGGGGCACGAGGGATAAGGGATGAATCAGACCTGGCCTCTGACTTCAAAGAGCTCACCGATGGGGGAGCCAGCCCAGCATAGTGTGATATCTGCTTTCATGGTGGTCTCATAGGGCACTGGAGAAGCACCCAAGAAGgaaccccatttctttttttttttttttttttgagatggagtcttgctgtgtcacccaggctggagtgcagtggcacagtctcggctcactgcaacctctgcctctctggttcaagcgattctcgtgcctcagcctcccaagtagctggaattacaggtgcccgccaccatgccaagctaattttttttgtgtgtgtgtatttttaatagagacggggtttcaccatgttggccaggctggtctcgaactcctgacctcgggtgatctctctgcctcagcttcccaaagtgctgggattacaagcgtgagccgaTGCGCCTGGCCGGAACTCCATTTTTACAATGTAACTCTGCCCATTTAACCTCTATGTGACCTTATGACCTTCCTTTGCACCATTCCCTGCACCCCCTCTGCCCAGATCCCACCCGCCCCTCACCTCTGCTCCCTTGCCCCACACCTACCGCCGCACCTACAAGGTACTGTGGTTCCATGGGAGGAGTTTGGGCTCTGGGGCCAGATACACCTAGAAACCCACCTGGCTGTCCCTGGCTATGTGAACCTGGGCACATGATTTCccctctttaagcctcagttccccatctgtaaaatggggttgatATTCCCACCTTGCAGGGATGCGGCAAGCTCGGTTGAGGCCAGGTGCGCCGCAGGCCCAGCACTAAGTCGACTTCCTGTCTTTCCATGACCTGTGACCTCCCTGGGGACCCCAGGACCCACAGTGCCTCACCCTGTTTCGCGTGGCAGTGGACAAGCACCAGGCTCTGCTGAAGGCAGCCATGAGCGGGCAGGGAGTCGACCGCCACCTCTTTGCGCTTTACGTCGTGTCCCGATTCCTCCACCTGCAGTCGCCCTTCCTGACCCAGGTTGGGGCACAGGGAAAGGGTTAGAGAGGGAAATGGGAGACCATGGAAGAAGGGAGCGGCTTCAGGAAAGGAGGGTGATGTTGAAAAAGGACtcatcaaggccgggcgcggtggctcacgcctgtaatcccagcactttgggaagccgaggtaggcggatcacttgaggtcaagagttcgaggccagcctggccaacatggtgaaatctcgtctctaccaaaaatacaaaaattagctgggcatggtgacagacgcctataatcccagttacttgggagggctgaggcaggagaatcctttgaacccgggaggcggaggtcgggaggcagaggttgcagtgagctgagatcgcatcactgaactccagcctgggcgacagagcgagactctgtctcgaagaaaaaaaagggtggccaggcgcggtggctcaagcctgtaatcccagcactttgggaggccgagacgggcggatcatgaggtcaggagatcgagaccatcctggctaacacggtgaaaccccgtctatactaaaatatacaaaaatctagccgggcgaggtggtggcgcctgtagtcccagctactcgggaggctgaggcaggagaatggcgtaaacccgggaggcggagcttgcagtgagctgagatccggccactgcactccagcccgggcgacagagcaagactccgtctcaaaaaaaaatgatgttgagAAAGGACATCAGCAGAGAAGTCAGTTAGAGCGCTGGAGGCGGAGGAAGAAAGGCAGAAGGCGGAGAGTCAACCTGGGCAGACAAAAGAGGAGAGGGTCGGTGGGGTGGGGCTAGGAGGAAAGGGCGTGGTCAGAGGAGGGGCGTGGTCCGAGGGAAAAGAGGAGAGGGACGTGGTTGGTGAGAAGATGAGGGGCGTGGCCAGATAAGCCATGGCCAGGAGAAGGGCGTGGTCATGGAGAAGGAGGCCCGGGATTTAGGGATGAGAAAGAGCCAGGGATGCAGGGAGTGAAGTGGAGCCAAGGGCCGGAACTGCAGATCTCTGTCCTGCACATGTGATGGGCTCCTGTCCTCAGGTCCACTCGGAGCAGTGGCAGCTGTCCACCAGCCAGATCCCTGTTCAGCAAATGCATCTGTTTGACGTCCACAATTACCCGGACTATGTTTCCTCAGGCGGTGGATTCGGGCCTGTGAGTGGAGCTGACGCGCGCTGGCCCCTAGAGGAAAGAGGGGGCTGGGGGCCTGCACTCCTGCGTAGTGGGGGTGGAGGAGACCGGAGCTATTTTCTTCCCTTCACTCTTTCTGACTCCAGGCTGATGACCATGGTTATGGTGTCTCTTATATCTTCATGGGGGATGACATGATCACCTTCCACATCTCCAGCAAAAAATCAAGCACAAAAACGGTGAGACAAACGTGTGTACCCACCAACTCCCTCTTTCCTCAGGAACCAGGAGCTTAGGCCCctagcccctcctccctcagacccaggagtccaggcccacagcccctcctccctcagacccaggagtccaggtccCCAGCacttcctccctcagacccaggagtccaggccccaacccctcctccctcagacccaggagtccaggttcccccagcccctcctccctcagacccaggagtccaggttcccccagcccctcctccctcagacccaggagtccaggttcccccagcccctcctccctcagacccaggagtccaggttcccccagcccctcctccctcagacccaggagtccaggttcccccagcccctcctccctcagacccaggagtccaggttcccccagcccctcctccctcagacccaggagtccaggttcccccagcccctcctccctcagacccaggagtccaggttcccccagcccctcctccctcagacccaggagtccaggttccccgcccctcctccctcagacccaggagtccaggcccccggcccctcctccctcagacccaggagtccaggttccccagcccctcctccctcagacccaggagtccaggcccccggcctctcctccctcagacccaggagtccaggttccccagcccctcctccctcagacccaggagtccaggttccccagcccctcctccctcagacccaggagtccaggcccccggcccctcctccctcagacccaggagtccaggttccccagcccctcctccctcagacccaggagtccaggcccccggcccctcctccctcagacccaggagtccaggttccccggcccctcctccctcagacccaggagtccaggttccccggcccctcctccctcagacccaggagtccaggttccccggcccctcctccctcagacccaggagtccaggttccccggcccctcctccctcagacccaggagtccaggttccccggcccctcctccctcagacccaggagtccaggcccccggcccctcctccctcagacccaggagtccaggttccccagcccctcctccctcagacccaggagtccaggttccccagcccctcctccctcagacccaggagtccaggcccccggcccctcctccctcagacccaggagtccaggttccccagcccctcctccctcagacccaggagtccaggcccccggcccctcctccctcagacccaggagtccatgTTCCCCGgcacctcctccctcagacccaggagtccatgTTCCCCGgcacctcctccctcagacccaggagtccagacccccggcccctcctccctcagacccaggagtccaggttccctagcccctcctccctcagacccaggagtccagacccccagcccctcctccctcagacccaggagtccaggttccccagcccctcctccctcagacccaggagtccaggttccccagcccctcctccctcagacccaggagtccaggcccccggcccctcctccctcagacccaggagtccaggttccccagcccctcctccctcagacccaggagtccagacccccggcccctcctccctcagacccaggagtccaggcccccggcccctcctccctcagacccaggagtccaggcccccagccctctTGTTTCTCAGCCTCCAGGATCCCGTCCCCCAGCTTCCCCTGGCTCTGACACCGTTCTCCTTCCAGGATTCCCACAGGCTGGGGCAGCACATTGAGGACGCACTGTTGGATGTGGCCTCCCTGTTCCAGGCAGGACAGCATTTTAAGCGCCGGTTCAGAGGGTCAGGGAAGGAGGACTCCAGGCACAGGTGTGGATTTCTCTCCCGCCAGACTGGGGCCTCCAAGACATCAATGACATCCACCGACTTCTGACTCCTTCCAGCAGGCAGCTGGCCTCTCCGGGGAATGAGGGTGAAGATGGCCACAGCTGGCTGACACAGGACAGGGGCAGCCTGTTTGGCCACCTGATATCCAGGCTAATAAAGATGTGTGAGCTGGGTGTGTGGTGTCTGCTATGCTCTTGGGCAGGGAGGGGTGGAAGAGGTGAGGACCAGGGTGGGGGAGGACAGATCTtctgaccgcgtgatccgcccaccttggcctcccaaagtgctaggattacaggtgtgagccaccgtgcccagcccacaggTTATTTTATAGGCAGCATGGGGGTGTTATATGGGGACTGACAGAGTTGTAACActctatactttatttttt from Rhinopithecus roxellana isolate Shanxi Qingling chromosome 12, ASM756505v1, whole genome shotgun sequence encodes:
- the CPT1C gene encoding carnitine O-palmitoyltransferase 1, brain isoform isoform X6, translating into MAEAHQAVGFRPSLTSDGAEVELSAPVLQEIYLSGLRSWKRHLSRFWNDFLTGVFPASPLSWLFLFSAIQLAWFLQLDPSLGLMEKIKELLPDWGGQHHGLRGVLAAALFASCLWGALIFTLHVALRLLLSYHGWLLEPHGAMSSPTKTWLALVRIFSGRHPMLFSYQRSLPRQPVPSVQDTVRKYLESVRPVLSDEDFDWTAVLAQEFLRLQASLLQWYLRLKSWWASNYVSDWWEEFVYLRSRNPLMVNSNYYMMDFLYVTPTPLQAARAGNAVHALLLYRHRLNRQEITPTLLMGMRPLCSAQYEKIFNTTRIPGVQKDYIRHLHDSQHVAVFHRGRFFRVGTHSRNSLLSPRALEQQFQRILDDPSPACPHEEHLAALTAAPRGTWAQVRTSLKTQAAEALEAVEGAAFFVSLDAEPAGLTREDPAASLDAYAHALLAGRGHDRWFDKSFTLIVFSNGKLGLSVEHSWADCPISGHMWEFTLATECFQLGYSTDGHCKGHPDPTLPQPQRLQWDLPDQIHSSISLALRGAKILSENVDCHVFPFSLFGKSFIRRCHLSSDSFIQIALQLAHFRDRGQFCLTYESAMTRLFLEGRTETVRSCTREACNFVRAMEDTEKTDPQCLTLFRVAVDKHQALLKAAMSGQGVDRHLFALYVVSRFLHLQSPFLTQVHSEQWQLSTSQIPVQQMHLFDVHNYPDYVSSGGGFGPADDHGYGVSYIFMGDDMITFHISSKKSSTKTDSHRLGQHIEDALLDVASLFQAGQHFKRRFRGSGKEDSRHRCGFLSRQTGASKTSMTSTDF
- the CPT1C gene encoding carnitine O-palmitoyltransferase 1, brain isoform isoform X5 encodes the protein MAEAHQAVGFRPSLTSDGAEVELSAPVLQEIYLSGLRSWKRHLSRFWNDFLTGVFPASPLSWLFLFSAIQLAWFLQLDPSLGLMEKIKELLPDWGGQHHGLRGVLAAALFASCLWGALIFTLHVALRLLLSYHGWLLEPHGAMSSPTKTWLALVRIFSGRHPMLFSYQRSLPRQPVPSVQDTVRKYLESVRPVLSDEDFDWTAVLAQEFLRLQASLLQWYLRLKSWWASNYVSDWWEEFVYLRSRNPLMVNSNYYMMDFLYVTPTPLQAARAGNAVHALLLYRHRLNRQEITPVRGPQWAGDGGVVLWPLGHMGPGRQLTAHGFLQTLLMGMRPLCSAQYEKIFNTTRIPGVQKDYIRHLHDSQHVAVFHRGRFFRVGTHSRNSLLSPRALEQQFQRILDDPSPACPHEEHLAALTAAPRGTWAQVRTSLKTQAAEALEAVEGAAFFVSLDAEPAGLTREDPAASLDAYAHALLAGRGHDRWFDKSFTLIVFSNGKLGLSVEHSWADCPISGHMWEFTLATECFQLGYSTDGHCKGHPDPTLPQPQRLQWDLPDQIHSSISLALRGAKILSENVDCHVFPFSLFGKSFIRRCHLSSDSFIQIALQLAHFRDRGQFCLTYESAMTRLFLEGRTETVRSCTREACNFVRAMEDTEKTDPQCLTLFRVAVDKHQALLKAAMSGQGVDRHLFALYVVSRFLHLQSPFLTQVHSEQWQLSTSQIPVQQMHLFDVHNYPDYVSSGGGFGPADDHGYGVSYIFMGDDMITFHISSKKSSTKTDSHRLGQHIEDALLDVASLFQAGQHFKRRFRGSGKEDSRHRCGFLSRQTGASKTSMTSTDF
- the CPT1C gene encoding carnitine O-palmitoyltransferase 1, brain isoform isoform X1 produces the protein MGWTASISNRCLFHVGLKLMFFSRPRNSAWTSFPPPPTPESSESCIGGRALPPHHVLGRAGLQRDMAEAHQAVGFRPSLTSDGAEVELSAPVLQEIYLSGLRSWKRHLSRFWNDFLTGVFPASPLSWLFLFSAIQLAWFLQLDPSLGLMEKIKELLPDWGGQHHGLRGVLAAALFASCLWGALIFTLHVALRLLLSYHGWLLEPHGAMSSPTKTWLALVRIFSGRHPMLFSYQRSLPRQPVPSVQDTVRKYLESVRPVLSDEDFDWTAVLAQEFLRLQASLLQWYLRLKSWWASNYVSDWWEEFVYLRSRNPLMVNSNYYMMDFLYVTPTPLQAARAGNAVHALLLYRHRLNRQEITPVRGPQWAGDGGVVLWPLGHMGPGRQLTAHGFLQTLLMGMRPLCSAQYEKIFNTTRIPGVQKDYIRHLHDSQHVAVFHRGRFFRVGTHSRNSLLSPRALEQQFQRILDDPSPACPHEEHLAALTAAPRGTWAQVRTSLKTQAAEALEAVEGAAFFVSLDAEPAGLTREDPAASLDAYAHALLAGRGHDRWFDKSFTLIVFSNGKLGLSVEHSWADCPISGHMWEFTLATECFQLGYSTDGHCKGHPDPTLPQPQRLQWDLPDQIHSSISLALRGAKILSENVDCHVFPFSLFGKSFIRRCHLSSDSFIQIALQLAHFRDRGQFCLTYESAMTRLFLEGRTETVRSCTREACNFVRAMEDTEKTDPQCLTLFRVAVDKHQALLKAAMSGQGVDRHLFALYVVSRFLHLQSPFLTQVHSEQWQLSTSQIPVQQMHLFDVHNYPDYVSSGGGFGPADDHGYGVSYIFMGDDMITFHISSKKSSTKTDSHRLGQHIEDALLDVASLFQAGQHFKRRFRGSGKEDSRHRCGFLSRQTGASKTSMTSTDF